Proteins from a genomic interval of Papaver somniferum cultivar HN1 chromosome 4, ASM357369v1, whole genome shotgun sequence:
- the LOC113272421 gene encoding LOW QUALITY PROTEIN: PHD finger protein MALE MEIOCYTE DEATH 1-like (The sequence of the model RefSeq protein was modified relative to this genomic sequence to represent the inferred CDS: deleted 3 bases in 2 codons; substituted 1 base at 1 genomic stop codon), producing MEKKNPNTIKIKNNNKKRKVNDVNKKSYGFHTFGDPGCPCDFSGTFRDNIREFMQKCCEIEDWSVEGCPVWCTLLVDERRRNVGVGGGDGDGGGGDGGGGVVVPLYTIEESVKHSLQPFCDQCRCIGWSHHFVSKRRYHLIIPVENDWHKFPDKSLFDDHQTHLLHGLIHCNGFGHLLSINGFEGGSKFFCGREIMDLWDRICTALRARKITVEDVSKKRSMDLRLLYGVAYGHPWFGRWGYQFCHGSFGVTEHNYNTAIDMLSSFNLDKIVENFRGKDRNHMEKIIRTYREMSETHLITIRDLIRFMXLTIKLCKPHSVVKPITRSVPQRLPFQDVSKKHSNSDNKQNNINSKNKDNDCKNGNSKNKDIDCKNGNSQNKDNGSNKSKSNKVSIKNHSKYRKFKSFAAQMASRWPPRRLEYAADVIVDALKEKGSGMSRQDLREAARLHIGDTGLLDFVLKSINNLIVGKYVVLRAMNLETRMLEFTIHELLGEDACETPESSPDGPVPGLDVYSDVLYLYKELLLQGYDGKTITELSQLSTQAVLDSKHFVKEWPLRDEEDFFLRFVCRLKPSLFEYGYEYKLNQSCSPPPGELVVVPIHTTIGELKTEIESTLRDTYCLLESFRVTEIEGMEEFEDEEVLFGVVESGADLWVLGNGLGEGSSDALKYEGGVDSWTVDCSCGAKDDDGERMVACDICEVWQHTRCSGIADADAVPRLFLCANCNASLVPSNEHYYMDMEPEGMLEQVYGMEPEAESMLRQVYSMEPESMLGQVYSSGY from the exons ATGGAGAAGAAAAATCCAAATACGATCaagatcaagaacaacaacaagaaaagaaaagtaaatgATGTAAATAAAAAATCTTATGGATTTCATACATTTGGTGATCCAGGTTGTCCTTGTGATTTCAGCGGTACATTTCGTGATAATATACGGGAATTTATGCAGAAATGTTGTGAAATTGAAGATTGGAGTGTTGAAGGTTGTCCAGTTTGGTGTACACTTCTAGTTGATGAAAGGAGGAGGAATGTTGGTGTTGgcggtggtgatggtgatggagGCGGTGGTGATGGCGGTGGTGGTGTTGTGGTTCCTCTTTATACGATTGAAGAAAGTGTTAAACATTCTTTACAACCTTTTTGTGATCAATGTCGATGTATTG GTTGGAGTCATCATTTTGTATCAAAAAGAAGGTATCATTTGATAATACCAGTAGAAAATGATTGGCATAAGTTTCCGGATAAAAGCTTGTTTGATGATCATCAAACACATCTCTTACATGGATTGATTCACTGTAATGGATTTGGGCATCTTCTGAGTATCAATGGGTTTGAAGGAGGATCTAAGTTCTTTTGTGGAAGAGAAATCATGGATCTCTGGGATCGAATTTGTACTGCTCTCAGAGCTAG GAAAATTACAGTTGAGGATGTATCTAAGAAAAGATCAATGGATCTCAGGCTTCTCTATGGTGTTGCTTATGGGCATCCATGGTTTGGGAGATGGGGATACCAATTCTGTCATGGAAGTTTTGGTGTCACTGAACACAATTATAATACTGCAATTGACATGTTAAGTTCGTTCAATCTCGATAAGATTGTCGAAAATTTTCGTGGTAAAGACAGAAATCATATGGAGAAGATCATTAGAACCTACAGAGAAATGAGTGAAACCCATTTGATTACTATTAGAGATCTCATTCGTTTCATG TAATTAACCATAAAGCTTTGC AAACCTCATTCTGTTGTCAAACCCATTACTAGATCAGTTCCGCAGAGATTGCCATTTCAGGATGTCAGCAAGAAACACAGCAACAGCGACAACAAACAGAACAACATCAACAGCAAGAACAAGGATAACGACTGCAAGAACGGCAACAGCAAGAACAAGGATATCGACTGCAAGAACGGCAACAGCCAGAACAAGGATAATGGCAGCAAcaaaagcaaaagcaacaaagtCAGTATTAAAAACCATTCCAAGTATAGAAAGTTTAAATCTTTTGCTGCACAAATGGCTAGCAGATGGCCTCCAAGAAGATTAGAATATGCTGCAGATGTAATTGTGGATGCCTTGAAAGAAAAAGGTTCTGGAATGTCGCGTCAGGACTTAAGAGAAGCAGCAAGACTTCATATTGGTGATACAGGGTTACTAGACTTTGTTCTGAAATCCATCAACAATTTGATTGTTGGTAAATACGTTGTTCTCCGAGCCATGAATCTAGAGACTCGAATGCTTGAGTTCACAATTCATGAACTCCTTGGTGAAGATGCATGTGAAACGCCGGAAAGTTCTCCAGATGGTCCAGT TCCTGGTTTAGATGTCTACAGTGATGTTTTATATCTCTACAAGGAATTACTTCTCCAAGGGTATGATGGGAAGACTATAACTGAGTTGAGTCAATTATCGACTCAGGCAGTTTTGGATAGTAAGCATTTTGTCAAGGAATGGCCATTgagagatgaagaagatttcttcCTGAGATTTGTATGCCGCCTTAAACCGAGTTTGTTTGAGTATGGATACGAATATAAGTTAAATCAGTCATGTTCACCGCCACCAGGTGAGTTAGTGGTAGTGCCAATTCATACAACAATTGGGGAATTGAAGACTGAAATTGAGTCCACATTAAGGGATACATACTGTTTGTTGGAAAGTTTTAGAGTGACTGAAATAGAAGGGATGGAAGAGTTCGAAGATGAGGAAGTTCTCTTTGGAGTTGTGGAGTCTGGTGCAGATCTTTGGGTGCTAGGTAATGGACTGGGTGAAGGGAGCAGTGATGCACTGAAGTATGAAGGTGGTGTTGATAGCTGGACTGTTGATTGTAGTTGTGGAGCCAAAGATGATGACGGGGAGAGGATGGTAGCTTGCGATATTTGTGAGGTATGGCAGCATACTAGGTGCAGTGGCATTGCTGATGCTGATGCAGTGCCACGGTTGTTTCTCTGTGCTAACTGTAATGCATCGCTTGTGCCGTCTAATGAACACTATTACATGGACATGGAACCTGAGGGTATGCTTGAACAAGTTTATGGTATGGAACCTGAGGCTGAGAGCATGCTTAGACAAGTTTACAGTATGGAACCTGAGAGCATGCTTGGACAAGTTTATAGTAGTGGGTACTAA
- the LOC113275276 gene encoding 40S ribosomal protein S14-2 isoform X2 gives MSRRKVREPKEETVTLGPSVRDGEHVFGVAHIFASFNDTFIHVTDLSGRETLVRITGGMKVKADRDESSPYAAMLAAQDVAARCKELGVTALHIKLRATGGNKTKTPGPGAQSALRALARSGMRVGRIEDVTPIPTDSTRRKGGRRGRRL, from the exons ATG TCGAGAAGAAAGGTTAGAGAACCCAAAGAAGAAACTGTTACACTAGGACCATCAGTGAGAGATGGAGAACATGTTTTTGGGGTTGCACATATTTTTGCATCATTTAATGACACTTTCATT CATGTGACTGATCTGTCTGGAAGAGAAACCCTTGTTCGCATCACTG GTGGGATGAAGGTCAAAGCAGACAGGGATGAATCCTCTCCTTATGCTGCTATGCTTGCAGCACAAGATGTTGCTGCACGATGCAAG GAGCTTGGAGTTACTGCTTTGCATATTAAGCTGCGTGCAACAGGAGGAAACAAGACAAAGACACCAGGTCCAGGTGCTCAGTCTGCTCTTAGAGCTCTCGCTCGGTCTGGAATGAGAGTTGGCCGCATTG AGGACGTTACTCCAATTCCAACTGACAGCACTCGCAGAAAGGGTGGTAGAAGAGGAAGAAGACTGTAG
- the LOC113275276 gene encoding 40S ribosomal protein S14-2 isoform X1 has protein sequence MMQSRRKVREPKEETVTLGPSVRDGEHVFGVAHIFASFNDTFIHVTDLSGRETLVRITGGMKVKADRDESSPYAAMLAAQDVAARCKELGVTALHIKLRATGGNKTKTPGPGAQSALRALARSGMRVGRIEDVTPIPTDSTRRKGGRRGRRL, from the exons ATGATGCAGTCGAGAAGAAAGGTTAGAGAACCCAAAGAAGAAACTGTTACACTAGGACCATCAGTGAGAGATGGAGAACATGTTTTTGGGGTTGCACATATTTTTGCATCATTTAATGACACTTTCATT CATGTGACTGATCTGTCTGGAAGAGAAACCCTTGTTCGCATCACTG GTGGGATGAAGGTCAAAGCAGACAGGGATGAATCCTCTCCTTATGCTGCTATGCTTGCAGCACAAGATGTTGCTGCACGATGCAAG GAGCTTGGAGTTACTGCTTTGCATATTAAGCTGCGTGCAACAGGAGGAAACAAGACAAAGACACCAGGTCCAGGTGCTCAGTCTGCTCTTAGAGCTCTCGCTCGGTCTGGAATGAGAGTTGGCCGCATTG AGGACGTTACTCCAATTCCAACTGACAGCACTCGCAGAAAGGGTGGTAGAAGAGGAAGAAGACTGTAG